In Corylus avellana chromosome ca2, CavTom2PMs-1.0, the following proteins share a genomic window:
- the LOC132171860 gene encoding ABC transporter B family member 21-like, with translation MAVEGGLEGDAGRNEAITSEGNAEGENSSTMNGEQQNSQKNKGDKKTRTVPFLKLFSFADSTDAALMIVGTIGAVGSGIGMPLMTIFLGQTINTFGSNQNNNNDIVHSISKVSLKFVYLALGIGCAACLQVTCWMVTGARQAAGIRSLYLKTILRQDVAFFDKETNTGEVIGRMSGDTVLIQDAVGEKVGKFLQLISTFIAGFIIAFIKGWLLTIVLCCAIPLLVIAGATVSLIISKMATRGQNAYAMAANVVEQTIGSIKTVASFTGEKQAITSYSKFLVHAYKSGVHEGLTAGVGFGTILFVVFSTYSLAVYFGAKLILQKGYNGGQVINVIIVVLNASMSLGQASPCLKAFAAGRAAAYKMFETIERKPDIDTSDKSGKVLDDIRGDIELKDVYFSYPTRLDEQIFNGFSIYIPSGMTAALVGESGSGKSTVISLIERFYDPQVGEVLIDNINLKEYQLKWIRGKIGLVSQEPVLFGASIKDNIAYGKDGATIEEIRAATELANAAKFIDKLPQGIDTMVGEHGTQMSGGQKQRIAIARAILKDPRILLLDEATSALDAESEKIVQEALDRIMVNRTTVIVAHRLSTVRNADMIAVIHRGKMVEKGSHSELLKDPDGAFSQLIRLQEVNKESQHAVDDQEKSEITLESLRQSSLRRSSRRVSIPHSISRGSSVNSSCHSLSITFGVPTRLDVTDTAAAEPDTPSVAPEKSPEVPIRRLAYLNKPEIPHILIGTVGAIINGVVFPIYGLLISSVIKTFYEQPHELRKDSKFWAIMLVVLGLVAFLSSPIKSYFFAVAGCKLIERIRAMCFEKVVRMEVGWFDEPENSSGAIGARLSADAAIVGTLVGDPLAQIVQSIATVIAGLVIAFDASWQMALIVLALVPLLGVNGYVQQRSMKGFSADAKAMYEDASQIANDAVGSIRTVASFCAEDKVMQLYEEKCEGPVKAGIKEGLISGIGFGMANFFVFCVYATTFYAGAQLVKDGKTTFSHLFRVFLALTTAATAVTQSSSFSNDSQKAKNATASIFAIVDRKSKIDPIDESGISLDDVKGDIELHHVSFKYPSRPDAQIFRDLNLVIPAGKTVALVGESGSGKSTVIALLERFYDPDSGHITLDGIEIQKFQLKWLRQQMGLVSQEPILFNETIRANIAYGKGGNVDETEIIAAAEMANAHRFISGLQRGYDTVVGERGLQLSGGQKQRIAIARAIIKNPKILLLDEATSALDAESEKVVQDALDKVMVNKTTIVVAHRLSTIKNANVIAVVKNGVIVEKGRHETLINIQDGFYASLVALHSSASTA, from the exons ATGGCAGTGGAGGGCGGCCTGGAAGGCGATGCAGGTAGAAATGAGGCCATCACTTCAGAAGGCAATGCAGAAGGAGAGAATAGCTCTACTATGAACGGGGAACAACAAAACTCTCAGAAAAACAAAGGAGATAAGAAAACCAGGACAGTTCCATTTCTCAAGCTTTTCTCATTTGCAGATTCCACTGATGCTGCATTGATGATTGTTGGCACAATTGGAGCCGTTGGGAGTGGGATAGGCATGCCCCTTATGACAATATTTCTTGGGCAAACGATCAATACTTTCGGCAGTAACCAGAATAACAACAATGACATCGTTCATTCAATTTCTAAG GTCTCTCTAAAATTTGTCTACTTGGCACTGGGGATTGGTTGCGCAGCATGCCTCC AGGTGACATGCTGGATGGTCACAGGGGCGAGACAGGCTGCAGGAATAAGGAGTTTGTATCTGAAAACTATACTGAGACAAGATGTTGCTTTCTTTGATAAGGAAACTAACACCGGAGAGGTCATCGGGAGAATGTCTGGTGACACTGTTCTCATACAGGATGCCGTGGGTGAGAAG GTTGGGAAATTTCTACAGCTGATATCAACCTTCATTGCGGGCTTTATAATAGCATTTATCAAGGGGTGGCTTCTTACCATTGTCTTGTGTTGTGCAATTCCTCTTCTTGTGATAGCTGGAGCCACGGTGTCCTTGATTATATCGAAGATGGCAACCCGTGGACAAAATGCGTATGCAATGGCAGCAAATGTAGTTGAACAAACAATTGGCTCAATCAAAACT GTGGCATCATTTACAGGGGAGAAGCAAGCTATAACAAGTTACAGCAAATTTCTTGTACATGCTTACAAATCTGGTGTTCATGAAGGCTTAACTGCCGGAGTAGGTTTTGGCACGATTTTGTTTGTCGTGTTTTCCACCTATTCGTTGGCTGTGTATTTTGGTGCCAAGCTGATACTACAGAAAGGATACAATGGGGGTCAAGTGATAAATGTGATTATCGTAGTCTTAAATGCTTCCAT GTCCTTAGGTCAAGCATCTCCCTGCTTGAAAGCATTTGCAGCTGGCCGAGCTGCGGCCTATAAGATGTTTGAGACTATTGAGAGGAAGCCAGACATAGATACTTCTGATAAAAGTGGGAAAGTATTGGATGACATTCGTGGAGATATAGAATTGAAGGATGTTTATTTCAGCTATCCAACCAGACTGGATGAGCAAATATTCAATGgattttctatttatatccCTAGTGGCATGACTGCAGCTTTAGTTGGAGAAAGCGGAAGTGGGAAGTCAACAGTGATCAGCCTAATAGAGAGATTCTATGACCCACAAGTTGGTGAAGTTCTAATAGATAACATTAACCTCAAAGAGTATCAGCTTAAGTGGATTAGGGGGAAAATTGGTCTTGTCAGCCAGGAACCTGTGCTGTTTGGTGCCAGCATTAAGGACAACATTGCATATGGCAAAGATGGTGCAACTATTGAAGAGATAAGAGCTGCAACTGAACTTGCAAATGCTGCTAAATTCATTGATAAATTGCCACAG GGGATAGATACTATGGTTGGTGAGCATGGAACGCAGATGTCTGGGGGACAGAAGCAGAGAATTGCCATTGCAAGAGCAATCCTGAAAGATCCACGAATTTTATTATTGGATGAAGCAACAAGTGCACTTGATGCAGAATCAGAGAAAATAGTACAAGAAGCATTAGACAGGATTATGGTTAACCGAACAACTGTCATTGTTGCCCATCGTCTGAGCACCGTGAGGAATGCGGATATGATCGCCGTCATTCACAGaggaaaaatggttgaaaaag GCTCACACTCAGAACTACTCAAGGATCCTGATGGAGCATTCTCTCAACTTATACGCTTGCAAGAAGTAAACAAGGAATCACAACATGCTGTAGATGATCAAGAAAAGTCAGAAATTACTTTGGAATCTCTCAGACAGTCAAGTCTTCGGCGGTCAAGCCGAAGAGTGTCAATACCACATTCCATTAGTCGGGGATCATCAGTAAATAGCAGTTGTCACTCATTGTCAATAACATTTGGTGTACCCACAAGACTTGATGTAACTGATACTGCAGCGGCAGAACCAGATACCCCTTCAGTGGCACCAGAAAAATCTCCAGAAGTCCCAATTCGCCGCCTTGCCTACCTCAATAAGCCTGAGATTCCACATATTCTAATTGGAACAGTAGGTGCAATCATAAATGGAGTGGTATTTCCAATATATGGTTTGCTAATTTCCAGTGTAATCAAAACATTCTACGAACAACCTCATGAACTAAGAAAGGATTCGAAGTTTTGGGCAATAATGCTTGTAGTCCTTGGTTTGGTAGCATTTCTGTCATCTCCAATAAAATCGTACTTTTTTGCTGTGGCTGGGTGCAAGTTAATTGAACGTATCAGAGCAATGTGTTTTGAAAAGGTGGTTCGCATGGAGGTTGGTTGGTTCGATGAGCCTGAGAACTCAAGCGGTGCCATTGGTGCAAGGCTCTCGGCAGATGCAGCAATAGTGGGCACTCTAGTTGGTGACCCACTAGCTCAAATTGTTCAAAGTATTGCAACAGTGATTGCAGGTTTAGTCATCGCTTTTGATGCTAGTTGGCAGATGGCGCTTATTGTCCTTGCATTGGTTCCTCTGCTTGGAGTCAATGGATATGTTCAGCAAAGGTCCATGAAAGGATTCAGTGCAGATGCAAAG GCAATGTATGAGGACGCAAGTCAAATAGCAAATGATGCAGTTGGGAGCATAAGAACCGTTGCTTCTTTCTGTGCTGAAGATAAAGTGATGCaactttatgaagaaaaatgtgAAGGCCCTGTGAAGGCAGGCATAAAGGAGGGCTTGATCAGTGGAATAGGATTTGGAATGGCTAACTTCTTTGTGTTTTGCGTCTACGCGACCACTTTCTATGCAGGAGCTCAGCTGGTTAAGGACGGAAAAACAACATTCTCACATCTTTTCCGG GTTTTCCTTGCTTTGACCACGGCAGCTACTGCGGTTACTCAATCAAGCTCTTTTTCCAATGATTCTCAGAAAGCCAAGAATGCTACAGCTTCTATCTTTGCAATAGTGGACAGGAAGTCTAAGATAGACCCAATTGATGAGTCCGGGATATCACTGGATGATGTCAAGGGAGATATTGAGCTTCATCATGTAAGCTTTAAGTACCCATCTAGGCCAGATGCTCAGATATTCAGAGACCTTAACTTGGTTATTCCTGCAGGCAAG ACAGTTGCCCTGGTTGGAGAAAGCGGGAGTGGGAAATCCACAGTGATAGCATTATTGGAAAGATTCTATGATCCCGATTCAGGTCATATTACACTGGATGGAATCGAAATTCAAAAGTTTCAATTGAAGTGGTTGAGGCAGCAGATGGGCCTTGTAAGCCAAGAAccaattttgtttaatgaaacaATTCGTGCAAACATTGCGTATGGAAAGGGTGGAAACGTAGATGAGACAGAGATTATAGCTGCAGCAGAAATGGCCAATGCCCACAGGTTCATTAGTGGACTGCAACGA GGTTATGATACTGTAGTAGGAGAACGAGGGCTGCAATTGTCCGGCGGGCAGAAGCAGCGCATAGCCATTGCGCGTGCTATCataaaaaatccaaagataTTACTACTAGATGAGGCTACCAGTGCACTAGATGCTGAGTCGGAAAAAGTGGTCCAAGATGCATTAGACAAAGTCATGGTGAACAAGACTACAATTGTGGTGGCCCATCGATTATCCACGATCAAGAATGCAAATGTAATCGCTGTGGTCAAGAATGGGGTTATTGTGGAGAAAGGAAGGCATGAGACTTTGATTAATATCCAGGATGGATTTTATGCCTCCCTCGTGGCACTTCACTCGAGTGCTTCAACTGCTTGA
- the LOC132171286 gene encoding ABC transporter B family member 21-like — MAVEYSLEGDAGRNEAITSKGNAEEENSSATNGDQQNSQKNKGDEKTKTVPFLKLFSFADSTDTALMIVGTIGAVGSGLGMPLMTILLGQMINTFGSNQNNTNDILHAISKVAVKFVYLALGTGCAACLQVTCWMVTGARQAAGIRSLYLKTILRQDVAFFDKETKTGEVVGRMSGDTVLIQDAVGEKVGKCLQLISTFIGGFIIAFSRGWLLAIVLCSAIPLLVIAGAMVSLIISKMASRGQSAYAKAANVVEQTIGAIKTVASFTGEKQAITSYSKFLVHAYKSGVHEGLAAGVGIGTVLFVVFSTYSLAVYFGAKLILQKGYNGGQVINVIVAVLTASMSLGQASPCLSAFGAGRAAAYKMFETIERKPDIDAFDKTGKVLDDIHGDIELKDVYFSYPTRLDEQIFNGFSLYIPSGMTAALVGESGSGKSTVISLIERFYDPQVGEVLIDNINLKEFQLKWIRGKIGLVSQEPVLFGASIKDNIAYGKDGATIEEIRAATELANAAKFIDKLPQGLDTMVGEHGTQMSGGQKQRIAIARAILKDPRILLLDEATSALDAESEKIVQEALDRIMVNRTTVIVAHRLSTVRNADMIAVIHRGKMVEKGSHSELLKDPDGAFSQLIRLQEVNKESQHAVDDQVNSEITLESLRQSSLQRSSRRLSMPQSISRGSSVNSSHHSFSVTFGVPTGLDITDTAATELDTPSVAPEKSPEVPIRRLAYLNKPEIPVILIGTVAAIISGVVFPIFGLLISSVIKTFFEQPHELRKDSKFWAVMFLVLGMVAFLSSPIRSYYFAVAGCKLIERIRAMCFEKVVRMEVGWFDEPENSSGAIGARLSADAATVRALVGDALGQIVQSIASVVAGLAIAFYASWQMAFIVLAMVPLLGVNGYVQRRSIKGFSADAKAMYEDASQIANDAVGSIRTVASFCAEDKVMQLYEEKCVGPVKAGIKEGLISGIGFGVANFFLFSVYATTFYAGAQLVKDGKTTFSDVFRVFLALTMAATAVTQSSSFSNDSQKAKNATASIYAILDRKSKIDPSDESGMSLDDVKGDIELHHVGFKYPSRPDVQIFRDLNLAIRAGKTVALVGESGSGKSTVIALLERFYDPDSGHITLDGIEIQKFQLMWLRQQMGLVSQEPVLFNDTIRANIAYGKGRNVDEAEIIAAAELANAHRFISGLQQGYDTVVGERGLQLSGGQKQRVAIARAIIKSPKILLLDEATSALDAESEKVVQDALDRVMVNRTTIVVAHRLSTIKNADVIAVVKNGVIVEKGRHETLINIQDGFYASLVALHSSASTS, encoded by the exons ATGGCGGTGGAGTACAGCCTGGAAGGCGACGCAGGTAGAAATGAGGCCATCACTTCAAAAGGCAATGCAGAAGAAGAGAATAGCTCTGCCACGAATGGGGACCAACAAAACTCTCAGAAAAACAAAGGAGATGAGAAAACCAAGACAGTTCCATTTCTCAAGCTTTTCTCATTTGCAGATTCCACTGATACTGCATTGATGATTGTTGGCACAATTGGAGCCGTTGGGAGTGGGTTAGGCATGCCCCTTATGACAATACTACTTGGGCAAATGATCAATACTTTCGGCAGTAACCAGAATAACACCAATGACATCCTTCATGCAATTTCCAAG GTTGCTGTAAAATTTGTCTACTTGGCACTTGGGACTGGTTGTGCAGCATGCCTCC AGGTGACATGCTGGATGGTCACAGGGGCGAGACAGGCTGCAGGAATAAGGAGTTTGTATCTGAAAACTATACTGAGACAAGATGTTGCTTTCTTTGATAAGGAAACAAAGACCGGAGAGGTTGTTGGGAGAATGTCTGGTGACACTGTTCTCATACAAGATGCCGTGGGTGAGAAG GTTGGGAAATGTCTACAGCTGATATCAACCTTCATCGGGGGATTTATAATAGCATTTAGCAGGGGGTGGCTTCTTGCCATCGTCTTGTGTTCTGCAATTCCTCTTCTTGTGATAGCTGGTGCCATGGTGTCCTTGATTATATCGAAGATGGCATCCCGTGGACAAAGTGCATATGCAAAGGCAGCAAATGTAGTTGAACAAACAATTGGTGCAATCAAAACT GTTGCATCATTTACAGGGGAGAAGCAAGCTATAACAAGTTACAGCAAATTTCTTGTACATGCTTACAAATCTGGTGTTCATGAAGGCTTAGCTGCCGGAGTAGGTATTGGCACGgttttgtttgttgtgttttccACCTATTCGTTGGCTGTGTATTTTGGTGCCAAGCTGATACTACAGAAAGGATACAATGGGGGTCAAGTGATAAATGTGATTGTCGCAGTCTTAACTGCTTCCAT GTCCTTAGGCCAGGCATCTCCCTGCTTGAGTGCATTTGGTGCTGGCCGAGCTGCGGCCTATAAGATGTTTGAGACTATTGAGAGGAAGCCAGACATAGATGCTTTTGATAAAACTGGGAAAGTATTAGACGACATTCATGGAGATATAGAATTGAAGGATGTTTATTTCAGCTATCCAACCAGATTGGATGAGCAAATATTCAATggattttctctttatatccCTAGTGGCATGACTGCAGCTTTAGTTGGAGAAAGCGGAAGTGGGAAGTCAACAGTGATCAGCCTAATAGAGAGATTCTATGACCCACAAGTTGGTGAAGTTCTAATAGATAACATTAACCTCAAAGAGTTTCAGCTTAAATGGATTAGGGGGAAAATTGGTCTCGTCAGCCAGGAACCTGTGCTCTTTGGTGCCAGCATTAAGGACAATATTGCATATGGAAAAGATGGTGCAACTATTGAAGAGATAAGAGCTGCAACTGAACTTGCAAATGCTGCTAAATTCATTGATAAATTGCCACAG GGGCTAGATACCATGGTTGGTGAGCATGGAACACAAATGTCTGGTGGACAGAAGCAGAGAATTGCTATTGCAAGAGCAATTCTGAAAGATCCACGAATTTTACTACTGGATGAAGCTACAAGTGCACTTGATGCAGAATCAGAGAAAATAGTGCAAGAAGCATTGGACAGGATTATGGTTAACCGAACGACTGTCATTGTTGCGCATCGTTTGAGCACGGTGAGGAATGCTGATATGATCGCAGTCATTCACAGaggaaaaatggttgaaaaag GCTCACACTCAGAACTACTCAAGGATCCTGATGGAGCATTCTCTCAACTTATACGCTTGCAAGAAGTAAACAAGGAGTCACAACATGCTGTAGATGATCAAGTTAATTCAGAAATTACTTTGGAATCTCTTAGACAGTCAAGTCTTCAGCGGTCAAGTCGAAGATTGTCAATGCCACAATCCATTAGTCGGGGATCATCAGTAAATAGCAGTCATCACTCATTCTCAGTCACATTTGGTGTACCCACAGGACTTGATATAACTGATACTGCAGCGACAGAACTAGATACCCCTTCAGTAGCACCAGAAAAATCTCCAGAGGTTCCAATTCGCCGCCTTGCCTACCTCAATAAGCCTGAGATTCCAGTGATTCTAATTGGAACAGTAGCTGCAATCATAAGTGGAGTGGTCTTTCCAATTTTTGGTTTGCTAATTTCCAGTGTAATCAAAACATTCTTCGAACAACCTCATGAACTAAGAAAGGATTCGAAGTTTTGGGCAGTAATGTTTTTAGTCCTTGGTATGGTAGCATTTCTGTCATCTCCAATAAGATCGTACTATTTTGCTGTGGCTGGGTGCAAGTTAATTGAACGTATCAGAGCAATGTGTTTTGAAAAGGTGGTTCGCATGGAGGTTGGTTGGTTCGATGAGCCTGAGAACTCAAGCGGTGCCATTGGTGCAAGGCTCTCAGCAGATGCAGCAACAGTGCGCGCTCTAGTTGGTGACGCACTAGGTCAAATTGTTCAAAGCATTGCGTCTGTGGTTGCGGGTTTAGCCATCGCATTTTATGCTAGTTGGCAGATGGCATTTATTGTCCTTGCAATGGTTCCTTTGCTTGGAGTCAATGGTTATGTTCAACGAAGGTCCATAAAAGGATTCAGTGCAGATGCAAAG GCAATGTATGAGGATGCAAGTCAAATAGCAAATGATGCAGTTGGGAGTATAAGAACCGTTGCTTCTTTCTGTGCTGAAGATAAAGTGATGCaactttatgaagaaaaatgtgTAGGCCCTGTGAAGGCAGGCATAAAGGAGGGCTTGATCAGTGGAATAGGATTTGGAGTGGctaacttctttttgtttagCGTCTACGCGACCACTTTCTATGCAGGAGCTCAGCTGGTTAAGGACGGAAAAACTACATTCTCAGATGTTTTCCGA GTTTTCCTTGCTTTGACCATGGCAGCTACTGCGGTTACTCAATCAAGCTCTTTTTCCAATGATTCTCAGAAAGCCAAGAATGCTACTGCTTCTATCTATGCAATACTGGACAGGAAGTCAAAGATAGACCCAAGTGATGAGTCCGGGATGTCATTGGATGATGTCAAGGGAGATATTGAGCTTCATCATGTAGGCTTCAAGTACCCATCTAGGCCAGATGTTCAGATATTCAGAGACCTCAACTTGGCTATTCGTGCAGGCAAG ACAGTTGCCTTAGTTGGAGAAAGCGGGAGCGGAAAATCTACAGTGATAGCATTATTGGAAAGATTCTATGATCCCGATTCTGGTCATATTACACTGGATGGAATTGAAATTCAAAAGTTTCAATTGATGTGGTTGAGGCAGCAGATGGGCCTTGTAAGCCAAGAACCAGTTTTGTTTAATGACACAATCCGTGCAAACATTGCGTATGGAAAGGGTAGAAATGTAGATGAGGCAGAGATTATAGCTGCAGCGGAATTGGCCAATGCCCACAGGTTCATTAGTGGACTGCAACAA GGTTATGATACTGTAGTAGGAGAACGAGGGCTACAATTGTCCGGCGGGCAAAAGCAGCGCGTAGCCATTGCACGTGCTATCATCAAAAGTCCAAAGATATTACTACTAGATGAGGCTACCAGTGCACTAGATGCTGAGTCAGAGAAAGTGGTCCAAGATGCATTAGATAGAGTCATGGTGAACAGGACTACAATTGTGGTGGCCCATCGATTATCCACGATCAAGAATGCAGATGTAATCGCTGTGGTTAAGAATGGGGTTATTGTGGAGAAAGGAAGGCATGAGACTTTGATTAATATCCAGGATGGATTTTATGCCTCCCTAGTGGCACTTCACTCAAGTGCTTCAACTTCTTGA
- the LOC132169196 gene encoding ABC transporter B family member 21-like yields the protein MTSKTRIELCLTTGEKTSLNAYAKAANVVEQTIGAIKTVASFTGEKQAITSYSKFLVHAYKSGVHEGLAAGVGIGTVLFVVFSTYSLAVYFGAKLILQKGYNGGQVINVIVAVLTASMSLGQASPCLSAFGAGRAAAYKMFETIERKPDIDAFDKTGKVLDDIHGDIELKDVYFSYPTRLDEQIFNGFSLYIPSGMTAALVGESGSGKSTVISLIERFYDPQVGEVLIDNINLKEFQLKWIRGKIGLVSQEPVLFGASIKDNIAYGKDGATIEEIRAATELANAAKFIDKLPQGLDTMVGEHGTQMSGGQKQRIAIARAILKDPRILLLDEATSALDAESEKIVQEALDRIMVNRTTVIVAHRLSTVRNADMIAVIHRGKMVEKGSHSELLKDPDGAFSQLIRLQEVNKESQHAVDDQVNSEITLESLRQSSLQRSSRRLSMPQSISRGSSVNSSHHSFSVTFGVPTGLDVTDTAATELDTPSVAPEKSPEVPIRRLAYLNKPEIPVILIGTVAAIISGVVFPIFGLLISSVIKTFFEQPHELRKDSKFWAVMFLVLGLVAFLSSPIRSYFFAVAGCKLIERIRAMCFEKVVRMEVGWFDEPENSSGAIGARLSADAATVRALVGDALGQIVQSIASVVAGLAIAFYASWQMAFIVLAMVPLLGVNGYVQRRSIKGFSADAKAMYEDASQIANDAVGSIRTVASFCAEDKVMQLYEEKCEGPVKAGIKEGLISGIGFGVANFFLFSVYATTFYAGAQLVKDGKTTFSDVFRVFLALTMAATAVTQSSSFSNDSQKAKNATASIYAILDRKSKIDPSDESGMSLDDVKGDIELHHVGFKYPSRPDVQIFRDLNLAIRAGKTVALVGESGSGKSTVIALLERFYDPDSGHITLDGIEIQKFQLMWLRQQMGLVSQEPVLFNDTIRANIEYGKGRNVDEAEIIAAAELANAHRFISGLQRGYDTVVGERGLQLSGGQKQRVAIARAIIKSPKILLLDEATSALDAESEKVVQDALDRVMVNRTTIVVAHRLSTIKNADVIAVVKNGVIVEKGRHETLINIQDGFYASLVALHSSASTS from the exons ATGACAAGCAAAACACGAATAGAACTATGTCTCACAACAGGagagaaaacttcattgaa TGCATATGCAAAGGCAGCAAATGTAGTTGAACAAACAATTGGTGCAATCAAAACT GTTGCATCATTTACAGGGGAGAAGCAAGCTATAACAAGTTACAGCAAATTTCTTGTACATGCTTACAAATCTGGTGTTCATGAAGGCTTAGCTGCCGGAGTAGGTATTGGCACGgttttgtttgttgtgttttccACCTATTCGTTGGCTGTGTATTTTGGTGCCAAGCTGATACTACAGAAAGGATACAATGGGGGTCAAGTGATAAATGTGATTGTCGCAGTCTTAACTGCTTCCAT GTCCTTAGGCCAGGCATCTCCCTGCTTGAGTGCATTTGGTGCTGGCCGAGCTGCGGCCTATAAGATGTTTGAGACTATTGAGAGGAAGCCAGACATAGATGCTTTTGATAAAACTGGGAAAGTATTAGACGACATTCATGGAGATATAGAATTGAAGGATGTTTATTTCAGCTATCCAACCAGATTGGATGAGCAAATATTCAATggattttctctttatatccCTAGTGGCATGACTGCAGCTTTAGTTGGAGAAAGCGGAAGTGGGAAGTCAACAGTGATCAGCCTAATAGAGAGATTCTATGACCCACAAGTTGGTGAAGTTCTAATAGATAACATTAACCTCAAAGAGTTTCAGCTTAAATGGATTAGGGGGAAAATTGGTCTCGTCAGCCAGGAACCTGTGCTGTTTGGTGCCAGCATTAAGGACAATATTGCATATGGAAAAGATGGTGCAACTATTGAAGAGATAAGAGCTGCAACTGAACTTGCAAATGCTGCTAAATTCATTGATAAATTGCCACAG GGGCTAGATACCATGGTTGGTGAGCATGGAACACAAATGTCTGGTGGACAGAAGCAGAGAATTGCTATTGCAAGAGCAATTCTGAAAGATCCACGAATTTTACTACTGGATGAAGCTACAAGTGCACTTGATGCAGAATCAGAGAAAATAGTGCAAGAAGCATTGGACAGGATTATGGTTAACCGAACGACTGTCATTGTTGCGCATCGTTTGAGCACGGTGAGGAATGCTGATATGATCGCAGTCATTCACAGaggaaaaatggttgaaaaag GCTCACACTCAGAACTACTCAAGGATCCTGATGGAGCATTCTCTCAACTTATACGCTTGCAAGAAGTAAACAAGGAGTCACAACATGCTGTAGATGATCAAGTTAATTCAGAAATTACTTTGGAATCTCTTAGACAGTCAAGTCTTCAGCGGTCAAGTCGAAGATTGTCAATGCCACAATCCATTAGTCGGGGATCATCAGTAAATAGCAGTCATCACTCATTCTCAGTCACATTTGGTGTACCCACAGGACTTGATGTAACTGATACTGCAGCGACAGAACTAGATACCCCTTCAGTAGCACCAGAAAAATCTCCAGAGGTTCCAATTCGCCGCCTTGCCTACCTCAATAAGCCTGAGATTCCAGTGATTCTAATTGGAACAGTAGCTGCAATCATAAGTGGAGTGGTCTTTCCAATTTTTGGTTTGCTAATTTCCAGTGTAATCAAAACATTCTTCGAACAACCTCATGAACTAAGAAAGGATTCGAAGTTTTGGGCAGTAATGTTTTTAGTCCTTGGTTTGGTAGCATTTCTGTCATCTCCAATAAGATCGTACTTTTTTGCTGTGGCTGGGTGCAAGTTAATTGAACGTATCAGAGCAATGTGTTTTGAAAAGGTGGTTCGCATGGAGGTTGGTTGGTTCGATGAGCCTGAGAACTCAAGCGGTGCCATTGGTGCAAGGCTCTCAGCAGATGCAGCAACAGTGCGCGCTCTAGTTGGTGACGCACTAGGTCAAATTGTTCAAAGCATTGCGTCTGTGGTTGCAGGTTTAGCCATCGCATTTTATGCTAGTTGGCAGATGGCATTTATTGTCCTTGCAATGGTTCCTTTGCTTGGAGTCAATGGTTATGTTCAACGAAGGTCCATAAAAGGATTCAGTGCAGATGCAAAG GCAATGTATGAGGACGCAAGTCAAATAGCAAATGATGCAGTTGGGAGTATAAGAACCGTTGCTTCTTTCTGTGCTGAAGATAAAGTGATGCaactttatgaagaaaaatgtgAAGGCCCTGTGAAGGCAGGCATAAAGGAGGGCTTGATCAGTGGAATAGGATTTGGAGTGGctaacttctttttgtttagCGTCTACGCGACCACTTTCTATGCAGGAGCTCAGCTGGTTAAGGACGGAAAAACTACATTCTCAGATGTTTTCCGA GTTTTCCTTGCTTTGACCATGGCAGCTACTGCGGTTACTCAATCAAGCTCTTTTTCCAATGATTCTCAGAAAGCCAAGAATGCTACTGCTTCTATCTATGCAATACTGGACAGGAAGTCAAAGATAGACCCAAGTGATGAGTCCGGGATGTCATTGGATGATGTCAAGGGAGATATTGAGCTTCATCATGTAGGCTTCAAGTACCCATCTAGGCCAGATGTTCAGATATTCAGAGACCTCAACTTGGCTATTCGTGCAGGCAAG ACAGTTGCCCTAGTTGGAGAAAGCGGGAGCGGAAAATCTACAGTGATAGCATTATTGGAAAGATTCTATGATCCCGATTCTGGTCATATTACACTGGATGGAATCGAAATTCAAAAGTTTCAATTGATGTGGTTGAGGCAGCAGATGGGCCTTGTAAGCCAAGAACCAGTTTTGTTTAATGACACAATCCGTGCAAACATTGAGTATGGAAAGGGTAGAAATGTAGATGAGGCAGAGATTATAGCTGCAGCGGAATTGGCCAATGCCCACAGGTTCATTAGTGGACTGCAACGA GGTTATGATACTGTAGTAGGAGAACGAGGGCTACAATTGTCCGGCGGGCAAAAGCAGCGCGTAGCCATTGCACGTGCTATCATCAAAAGTCCAAAGATATTACTACTAGATGAGGCTACCAGTGCACTAGATGCTGAGTCAGAGAAAGTGGTCCAAGATGCATTAGACAGAGTCATGGTGAACAGGACTACAATTGTGGTGGCCCATCGATTATCCACGATCAAGAATGCAGATGTAATCGCTGTGGTTAAGAATGGGGTTATTGTGGAGAAAGGAAGGCATGAGACTTTGATTAATATCCAGGATGGATTTTATGCCTCCCTAGTGGCACTTCACTCAAGTGCTTCAACTTCTTGA